Within the Nitrosococcus wardiae genome, the region AGGGGTTCTAAACCGTCCCTGGTGCGTAGTTCCAGCGCGGCCTCCCTGCCTTGCGCTCGCGGCTCCTATATCGCCGCTCACCCTCTCGGGCGCGCCACACAAAACAATGGCTTGCCTTAATTATCCGCAAGAGTAAATATCCACCACGTGACCGGATCGTGACTCCTCATCAAGCCGCGCCACGGCAGCTCGGACATTCTCTGGCGCTAGTTTGCGATCCGCCAAGAGCCGTCCGGTTGGCGGCAGGCGGTGCCATAGGTCTGGACGGTCTTGTCGCCGATGATGGATTTTGCCGTATACTCCCGACAATAGCGCCCATCGTTCGCTTGGAAGGTCTCGTGCGGAATCACCTGATGACGTTGGTTTTCCCCTGGGGTGCGCCATTCGATGGTCTTACCGTCAGGTGCATATTCTAGCGCTTGATCAACACAGAGATGGTCGGCCTCATCCATCGTACGTCCAATCTCGCCGCCGAGGAAGAAGCCAGCCAACGTACCCCCGATAATGGCAATGATTCGTCCGCGCCCATCGCCGATTTGCGACCCTACGGCCGCGCCGGTCGCACCGCCTAGGAGCTGGCCGATCAGCTCGCGATTACAGCGCCCAACATTCAAGTCTAGGGGCAGTTTCGGAACGCCGGTCGGATAGGTAGGCCCCCGATGTCCAGGTGGTACCCAGACAGGCGGGCCCGCATGGCGCCTTCTACCTTTGCATTTATACTCTTCCTTTAATCCACCCGGGCCGGCCTTGTATTCGTACTTGCAGTCATTGGACTTCCACTCGCGCTTCACATGGCCACCGGGCTCGTACTTTTTTTCGTACTTGTAGCCGCCCCTGTCGCGGCCATGACCCGATTCATCCTTCCAGGGATCGGCGGCTGTGAGCATCGGCAGGGTCGCCAACGCCACGGCAGAAAGAAGTGCCACGAGGTATCCAATTCGGACCATTTGGTTGTCTCCATTTTAAATGTGTAAGTACCATAGCATGGGGCGAAGACAGTTTTGAAGATACACCATTTCTGGGCCGGGGAAGGTACTTTGCCTTTCTGACCACACTCCCGATAGCCCTGCAAAGCACCACTGGAAAGAAAAGATTTGGCACTATACCCCCCAACGCTGGTTGCAAGTGTTGCGAGCAGGGATTGTTAACCGAGCGGTTGTAATTTGTATACCCTTCTCCGGACAGGGTTCGGTGTGAACCCGAGGAGCGTTTGACCACCCAACTAATGCGCGCTAATTCTAGCGAGTGAGCGGGTGGGGGTGGGGCAAATTTAAGAATTTGATAGACTAAAGGGCTACCCAATATAAAATAGCCTTCTGTTTTGGTGTTTACCCTTCAAAGCGATATTACTTCCTCGGAATCAAGGAGATAAGAAACTAAGCGGTCCAACGCTTGCTGGAAACGGGTAAATTCTGTTGATGAGTGATGAGTAAAGATAAGAAGAGTAATCAGAAGATAACGGCTCCGCCGCCTAGCGAGCAGTTACTCCACCATGTGACTGAAGCCCTCCCGGTGCTTATCGCTTATGTGGATCGGACTTTACGCTATCGATACGCCAGCCCCGCCTATGAAAAATGGTTTCATCGGCCGCTGGAGGCGATTCAAGATCGGCCCGTTTGGGAAGTGCTGGGGCAGACGACTTTTGCCGCTGCAAAGCCCTATATCCAACGGGTCCTGAGCGGAGAGACCGTGGTGTATGCCCAAGAGTTGCCTTTCCAGAGACTGGGTCCGCGCTATGTGCACGTTCAACTCATCCCCGACGCGGTGGCAGGACAGGTGCGAGGCTACTCCGTCGTGGCCACCGATCTGAGCGAATTCCAAGCACTTTCCAAGCGCCAAGCCCACTTCTCGGCCTTGGTGGAGTCCTCGGTGGATGCCATTATCAGTTATGATTTAGAGGAGATCGTGCAGATCTGGAACCAGGGAGCGGAGCGGTTGTATGGCTATCGGGCCGAGGAGATGGTGGGCCAGTCGATGGCCCGTCTCATTCCTGCCGCTTGCCGTGCGGAGACGGCACAGGTTCTGGCGCAGATTCGGCAGGGTCAGCCGGTGACCACCTACGAGACGACACGCCTCCATAAGAACGGCACGGCAGTGCCGGTGTCGTTGACGATCTCCCCGATTAAAGAGGCTCAAGGGCAGCTCACGGGTATTTCAGTAGTGGCCCGGGATATCACCGAGCGTCAACACGCCGAGGCGGCGCTGCGAGAGCAACAAGAGCGCTTAAACATGGCGCTGATGGTCTCTGGCACCACCACTTACCGCTGGGATGTTCTCGACAATACACTGCAATGGGATGAGAGCGTCGAGCCCTTCTTCAACCTTGCCCCTGGAGAAGGGGCGCGGCTGT harbors:
- a CDS encoding glycine zipper 2TM domain-containing protein, which encodes MVRIGYLVALLSAVALATLPMLTAADPWKDESGHGRDRGGYKYEKKYEPGGHVKREWKSNDCKYEYKAGPGGLKEEYKCKGRRRHAGPPVWVPPGHRGPTYPTGVPKLPLDLNVGRCNRELIGQLLGGATGAAVGSQIGDGRGRIIAIIGGTLAGFFLGGEIGRTMDEADHLCVDQALEYAPDGKTIEWRTPGENQRHQVIPHETFQANDGRYCREYTAKSIIGDKTVQTYGTACRQPDGSWRIAN